The following is a genomic window from Lactococcus carnosus.
TGCCATCGTCATCAGCTTAGGCAAACTCCCACTCAACATGGTTGGGATCACTTTACTTTTAGTTGCCCTAGGACATCTGCTCTACTATATTGGTGAGAAGCTACCGATTATGAATGCCTATCTTGGTGGGGGATCTGTATTTACTCTGATAGGGGCAACGCTTCTGTCCACTTTCCACTTAATCCCGGCACATGTTATTGGTGCTGTTGGTAAATTCATGGGTGGTCAATTCGGCTTTCTGGATTTCTATATCGCAGCGCTTATCTGTGGGTCTATTTTAGGGATGAATCGCAAACTTTTGATTAAAGCATCAACTAAATTTATCCCCGTTGCTTTGGTCACGATGGTCGTTGGCTTCTTCGCAGTAGGTTTTATGGGCATGTTACTTGGTAAGGGCTTTGCTCACTCTGTTATGTATGTATCGATGCCGATGATGGCTGGTGGTATGGGCGCAGGCATCACGCCGCTCTCTCAAATCTACGCATCTGGCCTATTTCATGGCAATCAAACTGCGATTTTCTCTCAATTAGCACCAGCAGTTACTTTCGGGAATATTATCGCCATCATCGGCGCATTATCTATCTCAAAAGTATTTGCCAAAACGAAATACAATGGCCATGGTACGCTGATTACAGCGACTAAGGAAGAATTAGCTAAACCCAAAATAGTTTTAGATGCCCAACAAATCGGTGTCGGACTCTTGTTTTCCTTCTCTCTTCTCATGGTTGGTAATATCCTCAATAACTTTTTCCCAAAAGTGCATGAGTATGCCTTTATGATTATTATTGTCTTCATCATCAAAGCAACTGATACTGTGCCTAAAAAATTAGAAGATGCTGTGGTAATGTTCAATCAAGTCATCATGACAAATTTGACCCATGCTGTATTAGCTGGTATCGGGTTGGCTTTGATTGACTTAAAAACACTTGCTTCTGCTTTTACTTGGCAATTTGTCGTCCTTTGTTTGACAAGTGTCATCGCAATGGGGCTTACCAGCTGGTTCCTAGGTCTAGCCCTCGGTATGTATCCCGTTGAGACCGCAATCGGTGCTGGTATGATCAACAACTCCATGGGTGGTACAGGTAATATCGCAGTATTATCTGCATCTGATCGTATGGAAATGATTGCTTTTGCACAGATGGCCAATCGGCTATGTGGCGCAATCGTCCTCATCATGGGTGGTATTCTCATCCGATTCTTCTATCACTAACCACACTTTAGCTTTAACTTAAGCTTTAACTAGCAACATCGAAAAAGTAATGTCTATCATGTTTTACTCTGATCGACATTACTTTTTTTATGTTTTAAGAAAACAGAAAAATCGTATTAGTTTTTCTACTACTGGATATGATGGGCGTGATGACTATCTAATCGTTATTGATATATTGACAGACTTTCTTAAACTTAGCCTTCTATATTGCTAAATTCGGTAATATATGCTAGAATTAGCATACTTTGTTAGTTTATGGGGAGTAGCAGCAGTCTTTTTTGACTGGAATGAATCAACATTTACCCGTATGCCTCACAGCATACTGGTTCATTCTTAATTTGCCAGACCAAGAAGATAGGTCTATTTTAGGCTTGATTTTCTTGGTTTTTTACTAGCAAAAAATTTGGAGGAAAACATGTCTAAAGGAAATCTCAAATCAAAAGCAACACTCGGCGGTGTGCTAGTTGCGACAGGAATTGTTTATGGCGATATTGGTACTAGTCCACTATACGTTATGAAATCAATCGTCAGTGGGCAGGGTGGGCTACATAATATTTCAGAGTCATTCTTAATCGGATCGGTTTCACTCATTCTTTGGACCCTCACTTTGTTAACAACTTTTAAGTATGTCTTAATCGCCTTACAAGCAGATAATCATGGTGAAGGTGGTATTTTTTCGCTCTTTACCCTGGTACGTAAGCAAGCTAAGTTTCTGACGATCGTGGCGATGATTGGGGGTGCAGCATTACTTGCTGATGGGGTCCTGACGCCAGCGATGACCGTGACGACCGCTATAGAAGGACTAAAAGAAATCCCCGCCTTTACATCGGTATTCGGCAACAGTCAAACTGTCATCGTGGTCATTACTTTAGCAATCATTACCCTACTATTTTTCATACAGCGCTTTGGCACAGATAAAATCGGTAAAGTGTTTGGCCCAATCATGTTCCTATGGTTTACTTTTATCGGCCTTATTGGGCTGGCAAATATGATGTCTAATTTGAATGTGCTTCGTGCCATTAATCCTTACTACGCCTTTCATGTCTTATTTAGTGCTGACAATAAGGCTGGCCTATTAATCTTAGGTAGTGTATTTTTGGCTACAACAGGAGCAGAAGCCTTATATTCAGATTTAGGACATGTTGGCAAGTATAATATCTATGCCAGCTGGCCTTATATCAAAATCAGCTTATTACTCAGCTACTTTGGACAGGCAGCCTTCCTATTGAGAGCCAAGGAATTGCCAAACTATCACTTAATGGATGATTTCAATCCCTTTTTCAATATGATTCCAGATAGCTTAATGCTAGTTAGCGTTATTTTTGCCAGTGTTGCTGCAATCATCGCTTCACAAGCGCTGATTACTGGCGCATTTACGCTCGTTTCAGAAGCTATGAAACTCCGTCTACTCCCCAAATTAAAAATTCTCTACCCTGGTAATACACGTGGACAGATGTATCTGCCCCTAGTGAATGCCTTATTATGGATACTCACCAGTTTAGTCGTGATCATTTTTAAAACCAGTCACAAAATGGAATCAGCTTATGGTCTAGCCATCACGGTTACCATGCTGATGACCACCATTTTATTGCATTATTTCTTAAAGATAAATCATTGGAACAGAATCGTATCCAACATCACCATTCTCTTGTTCTTAACGATTGAAACGATCTTTTTCATGTCAAGTCTAGCTAAGTTTTTCAATGGTGGTTATATTGCCATTTTAATTGCCATCGCCATATTGAGTGTCATGTATATCTGGGAAAAGGGGAATATCATTCAAGAAAATATGTTGAAGACCCTAGATTTGACGGATTATGTCGAGCAAATTAGACAATTAAAATATGATCGCAACTATGATTTATATCAAACGAACTTGGTCTATCTGACAACCCATATGAAGG
Proteins encoded in this region:
- a CDS encoding 2-hydroxycarboxylate transporter family protein; this translates as MKKLKSIKISGISLPLYAFVMIVLAIVISLGKLPLNMVGITLLLVALGHLLYYIGEKLPIMNAYLGGGSVFTLIGATLLSTFHLIPAHVIGAVGKFMGGQFGFLDFYIAALICGSILGMNRKLLIKASTKFIPVALVTMVVGFFAVGFMGMLLGKGFAHSVMYVSMPMMAGGMGAGITPLSQIYASGLFHGNQTAIFSQLAPAVTFGNIIAIIGALSISKVFAKTKYNGHGTLITATKEELAKPKIVLDAQQIGVGLLFSFSLLMVGNILNNFFPKVHEYAFMIIIVFIIKATDTVPKKLEDAVVMFNQVIMTNLTHAVLAGIGLALIDLKTLASAFTWQFVVLCLTSVIAMGLTSWFLGLALGMYPVETAIGAGMINNSMGGTGNIAVLSASDRMEMIAFAQMANRLCGAIVLIMGGILIRFFYH
- a CDS encoding KUP/HAK/KT family potassium transporter; the protein is MSKGNLKSKATLGGVLVATGIVYGDIGTSPLYVMKSIVSGQGGLHNISESFLIGSVSLILWTLTLLTTFKYVLIALQADNHGEGGIFSLFTLVRKQAKFLTIVAMIGGAALLADGVLTPAMTVTTAIEGLKEIPAFTSVFGNSQTVIVVITLAIITLLFFIQRFGTDKIGKVFGPIMFLWFTFIGLIGLANMMSNLNVLRAINPYYAFHVLFSADNKAGLLILGSVFLATTGAEALYSDLGHVGKYNIYASWPYIKISLLLSYFGQAAFLLRAKELPNYHLMDDFNPFFNMIPDSLMLVSVIFASVAAIIASQALITGAFTLVSEAMKLRLLPKLKILYPGNTRGQMYLPLVNALLWILTSLVVIIFKTSHKMESAYGLAITVTMLMTTILLHYFLKINHWNRIVSNITILLFLTIETIFFMSSLAKFFNGGYIAILIAIAILSVMYIWEKGNIIQENMLKTLDLTDYVEQIRQLKYDRNYDLYQTNLVYLTTHMKGDRIEEGIIYSILDKHPKKASVYWFVNIEVTDEPYTKEYTVDMMDTDFIVIIKLYLGFRVKQDINIYINHIVKSLIADGDLQAQYQKYSIKPGRNIGDFQYVLIQERLSNHLDMSKFDRQIMQAKLFIKRFTTTPDKWFGLEFSDTTYEVVPLMIGKDPEIQLIKRQTETLQP